The proteins below are encoded in one region of Rhinolophus sinicus isolate RSC01 linkage group LG07, ASM3656204v1, whole genome shotgun sequence:
- the LOC109454206 gene encoding tripartite motif-containing protein 60, which yields MEFVSALADFQAEASCPICLDFLKDPVTINCGHNFCLSCISLSWKDLTDTFPCPFCRFCCLERKFASNPQLGNLTEIAKLLQIRRSKRKRQEEKNVCEKHNQVLTFFCQKDLEVLCPQCSFSTDHWNHYIWPIEKAARYHRERLEYCIEPWKERVEQVEKVITMQTRKSGELKKKVEYRREEIRSEFEQLMLFLQNEQETVLRELQDEETAILTKLKENLTQFSDHVSTLKCLLKEIESKYVKSELQFLTDVKSIYHRYKTLKAPEPFSFQLKEYGYHLPPQYSGLNKIIKRFQVDVILDPETAHRKLIISHDRKTVQYGNRMENLPHNPRRFYLCPAVLGSEGYNSGRQYWEVDVKDKPEWVLGVCKDSIPRRRRSQNPSVLLQDGLWCIRRGSQSNYVALGPKKINLLPKVIPRKIGIFLDYELGEVSFYNLSDRSLLCIFHDYFAGALWPYFDTGTDSKPLKICTVTDSE from the coding sequence ATGGAGTTTGTGTCCGCCTTGGCCGACTTTCAAGCAGAGGCTAGCTGTCCCATCTGTTTGGACTTCTTAAAAGACCCAGTGACCATTAACTGTGGACATAACTTCTGTCTCTCCTGCATCAGTCTGTCCTGGAAGGATCTAACTGATACTTTCCCCTGCCCTTTTTGCCGATTTTGCTGTCTAGAAAGGAAATTTGCTAGCAATCCCCAGCTGGGCAATTTGACTGAAATTGCTAAGCTACTCCAGATAAGAAGAAGCAAGAGGaagagacaagaagaaaaaaatgtatgtgaaaagcACAATCAGGTTTTGACTTTTTTCTGTCAGAAGGACTTAGAGGTTTTATGTCCACAGTGCAGTTTCTCTACTGACCACTGGAATCATTATATTTGGCCCATAGAGAAGGCTGCCCGCTATCATAGGGAAAGACTGGAGTATTGCATTGAGCCGTGGAAGGAGAGGGTGGAACAAGTTGAAAAAGTGATAACTATGCAAACCAGAAAGTCAGGGGAACTGAAGAAGAAGGTAGAATATAGGAGAGAAGAAATAAGGTCTGAATTTGAGCAACTTATGTTGTTTCTCCAAAATGAGCAAGAGACTGTTCTGCGGGAATTACAAGATGAAGAAACAGCTATTTtaacaaaactaaaggaaaacCTAACACAGTTTTCAGATCATGTTTCCACATTAAAATGTCTGTTAAAGGAAATAGAGAGCAAATATGTGAAGTCAGAACTGCAATTCCTGACAGATGTTAAAAGTATCTACCATAGATATAAAACCTTAAAGGCCCCCGAACCGTTTTCATTCCAGTTAAAGGAATATGGTTACCATCTTCCCCCGCAATATTCTGGCCTAAACAAAATTATCAAGCGATTTCAAGTTGATGTGATTCTAGATCCTGAAACAGCACATCGTAAACTTATTATTTCACATGATAGAAAAACTGTGCAATATGGAAATAGAATGGAAAACTTACCTCATAACCCAAGGAGATTTTATCTTTGCCCAGCTGTTCTAGGTTCTGAGGGATATAATTCTGGCAGGCAGTATTGGGAGGTAGATGTGAAAGACAAGCCAGAATGGGTTTTGGGTGTCTGTAAAGACTCTATTCCTAGGAGAAGAAGGAGTCAGAATCCATCAGTTTTATTACAGGATGGGTTATGGTGTATCAGACGAGGTAGTCAGAGTAATTATGTTGCATTGGGtcctaaaaaaattaatctcCTGCCAAAAGTAATACCTAGAAAGATTGGCATTTTTTTAGACTATGAATTGGGTGAGGTTTCCTTTTACAATTTAAGTGATAGAtctcttctctgtatttttcacGACTATTTTGCAGGAGCACTTTGGCCTTATTTTGATACTGGAACTGACTCAAAACCTCTTAAGATCTGTACAGTAACTGATTCTGAATGA